One genomic segment of Rhizobium gallicum bv. gallicum R602sp includes these proteins:
- a CDS encoding MDR/zinc-dependent alcohol dehydrogenase-like family protein yields the protein MNMLPRTTEGTIRAAIITGPGQMSVVERPLPYPGAGQVRIRLEGSGVCASNLAPWAGPEWMAFPTEPGGLGHEGWGRIDALGDGVSALNLGDRVAALSYHAYSTHDIADADMVVALPPALDGQPFLGEPLGCAMNIFRRSGVEPGQTVAIIGIGFLGALLTQLASGAGARVIAISRRPFSLEIAKRVGAAETLPMDDHWRIIDAVKRLTDGAFCHCVIEAVGKQWPLDLAGELTAERGRLVVAGYHQDGPRQVNMQLWNWRGLDIINAHERDPRIYISGMREAIEAVVSGRLNPSPLYTHVYPLEGLGEALDATRDRPEGFLKAMVTC from the coding sequence ATGAACATGTTGCCAAGAACGACCGAGGGAACGATCCGGGCGGCGATCATCACCGGCCCCGGACAAATGTCAGTCGTAGAAAGGCCTCTTCCATACCCAGGAGCGGGCCAGGTTAGGATCAGGCTCGAAGGATCGGGCGTGTGCGCCTCCAATCTTGCGCCCTGGGCCGGACCGGAATGGATGGCCTTTCCGACGGAGCCGGGCGGCCTCGGTCACGAGGGTTGGGGCAGAATCGATGCGCTCGGGGATGGGGTGTCGGCCCTTAATTTGGGAGACCGTGTCGCTGCGCTCTCATATCACGCCTACTCTACCCACGACATCGCAGATGCAGACATGGTCGTGGCGTTGCCGCCGGCGCTCGACGGTCAACCCTTCCTAGGCGAGCCGCTTGGCTGCGCGATGAACATATTCCGGCGCAGCGGGGTCGAGCCCGGCCAGACGGTTGCGATCATCGGGATCGGATTTCTCGGCGCCTTGCTGACACAGCTTGCCAGCGGCGCAGGCGCGCGCGTCATCGCAATCTCGCGCCGCCCGTTCTCGCTCGAAATTGCCAAGCGCGTAGGCGCCGCCGAGACCTTGCCGATGGATGATCACTGGCGGATCATCGATGCCGTGAAACGACTAACCGACGGTGCTTTCTGCCACTGCGTCATTGAGGCGGTCGGCAAGCAGTGGCCGCTCGACCTGGCCGGTGAACTGACCGCGGAGCGCGGCCGGTTGGTGGTGGCTGGATACCATCAGGACGGGCCGAGACAGGTCAATATGCAGCTCTGGAATTGGCGTGGCCTCGACATTATCAATGCTCACGAACGCGATCCCAGGATTTATATTAGTGGCATGCGCGAGGCGATCGAAGCGGTTGTTTCCGGCAGACTCAATCCGTCACCGCTTTATACGCATGTCTATCCGCTCGAAGGCTTGGGTGAAGCGCTCGACGCAACCCGAGACAGGCCCGAGGGTTTCCTCAAGGCAATGGTGACTTGCTGA
- a CDS encoding Gfo/Idh/MocA family protein, whose product MRPLETRVKPVRLGFLGVGWIGRNRMEAILRSQMAIAVAIADPSEEMIKEALRLAPDAEVVADLDALLSLGLDGIVIATPSALHAEQSVGALQAGAAVFCQKPLGRSAAEAAAVVAAARSADRLLGVDLSYRYTQGMQRIRDLIRNGELGTVFAADLVFHNAYGPDKSWFYDKSLSGGGCVIDLGVHLIDMALWCLDFPEVTETRSTLMKGGVSINKAEDVEDFAVATLTLAKDAVIRLACSWRLQAGCDAVIGADFFGTTGGASFKNVGGSFYDFTAHRFRGTATEGLVLPSDDWGGRGAADWAARLATGQAYDPSCERLVEVAKIIDDIYRHA is encoded by the coding sequence ATGCGCCCGCTCGAGACGCGGGTCAAGCCCGTCAGACTTGGCTTTCTGGGTGTCGGCTGGATCGGCAGGAACCGAATGGAAGCGATCCTTCGCTCGCAAATGGCCATAGCCGTTGCCATCGCCGATCCCTCTGAGGAAATGATAAAAGAAGCCCTGCGCCTTGCGCCGGATGCCGAAGTCGTCGCCGATCTCGATGCGCTTTTGTCGCTCGGCCTCGACGGCATCGTCATTGCCACTCCGAGCGCTTTGCACGCTGAGCAGTCGGTCGGGGCGCTGCAGGCCGGTGCTGCAGTGTTCTGCCAAAAGCCGCTCGGCCGATCCGCGGCGGAGGCGGCAGCGGTCGTGGCCGCCGCCAGATCAGCCGACAGGCTGTTGGGCGTCGATCTGTCCTATCGTTACACGCAAGGCATGCAGCGCATCCGCGATCTGATCAGAAATGGCGAGCTTGGCACCGTCTTCGCCGCCGATCTGGTCTTTCACAATGCCTACGGCCCGGACAAATCCTGGTTTTACGACAAGTCACTGTCGGGTGGAGGATGCGTGATCGACCTCGGTGTCCACCTCATCGACATGGCGCTTTGGTGCCTTGACTTTCCTGAGGTGACCGAGACCAGGAGTACGCTGATGAAAGGTGGCGTGTCGATCAACAAGGCGGAGGATGTCGAAGACTTCGCCGTCGCCACTTTGACGTTGGCAAAGGATGCGGTCATCCGCCTCGCCTGCTCCTGGCGGCTGCAGGCTGGGTGCGATGCGGTTATCGGGGCCGATTTCTTCGGAACAACCGGGGGTGCATCTTTCAAGAATGTCGGCGGGTCATTCTATGACTTTACCGCCCATCGCTTCCGCGGCACAGCCACTGAAGGCCTCGTTCTGCCTTCCGACGATTGGGGCGGCCGGGGGGCGGCGGACTGGGCGGCCCGGCTCGCGACTGGTCAGGCTTACGATCCCTCCTGCGAACGGCTTGTCGAGGTCGCCAAAATTATCGACGACATCTATCGGCACGCATAA